One genomic segment of Cerasicoccus sp. TK19100 includes these proteins:
- a CDS encoding LacI family DNA-binding transcriptional regulator encodes MKKNISLGDIAREAGVTRSAVSYALRNSPGVSEATRKRILDISERLGYQPDARMASWMASVRNTKNKGLLPIAWLNTEYNTPSWRKLNYLSPFYKGAEERADVMGYRLEEIWTHAPGMNVKNISRILYQRGITGVIVTYPAGRFNLDWNLFAGVAIGGGLLSPRLHRVMADHYQNLLIALKMLKRHGYRRVGICLEEDVDKFTAHAIRAAANYFYTTSTKAHRVPPLFYVHKTDEEWQIAKEDIVKWIRKFKPEAIICHNFRMPEVIAEAGLRLPQDVGLVHLATDDDVEGWAGISSNKRVIGATAIDLLVGMMLNRQFGVPKHAVDTSIIGEWHEGNTLLLPNPAKS; translated from the coding sequence ATGAAAAAAAACATAAGCTTGGGAGACATCGCACGCGAAGCTGGCGTGACCCGCTCGGCTGTGAGTTACGCTTTGCGTAATTCTCCGGGTGTCAGTGAGGCCACACGTAAACGGATACTCGATATTAGCGAGCGCCTCGGTTATCAGCCGGATGCCCGTATGGCGTCTTGGATGGCCAGTGTTAGAAACACCAAGAATAAAGGCTTACTGCCTATCGCCTGGCTGAATACGGAATACAATACGCCGAGCTGGCGTAAGCTTAATTATCTTTCCCCGTTTTACAAAGGCGCAGAGGAACGAGCCGATGTTATGGGCTATCGATTGGAGGAGATTTGGACCCATGCTCCAGGCATGAACGTTAAGAACATTTCACGCATTCTCTATCAGCGCGGTATTACGGGTGTAATCGTAACGTATCCCGCGGGCCGTTTTAACTTGGACTGGAACCTGTTTGCCGGGGTTGCGATTGGAGGGGGATTACTTTCACCGCGCCTTCATCGTGTTATGGCCGACCATTATCAAAATCTTCTAATCGCTTTGAAGATGCTTAAGCGACATGGATATAGGCGTGTGGGTATTTGTCTGGAAGAAGATGTGGATAAGTTTACTGCTCATGCTATTCGAGCTGCCGCTAATTATTTTTATACGACGAGTACCAAGGCGCACCGTGTTCCACCTCTATTCTACGTTCACAAGACTGACGAAGAGTGGCAAATCGCTAAGGAGGATATCGTCAAATGGATCAGAAAATTTAAACCAGAGGCAATCATTTGCCATAATTTTCGTATGCCAGAAGTGATCGCTGAAGCCGGTTTGCGCTTGCCCCAAGATGTAGGCTTGGTGCATCTGGCAACCGACGATGACGTGGAAGGATGGGCAGGTATTTCATCCAATAAGCGGGTTATTGGCGCTACAGCAATAGACTTGCTGGTCGGTATGATGCTTAATCGTCAGTTTGGTGTCCCGAAACATGCCGTCGATACCAGTATCATTGGCGAATGGCATGAAGGTAATACTCTGTTACTGCCCAATCCCGCCAAATCCTAA
- a CDS encoding glycoside hydrolase family 16 protein, which produces MMKNNLILTALIALPIISFAQANDKPAMVDGYQEFNYGNVEEGAENWVQAIRVSEPELRSDVSGIVTVKFQAKGMTSASAYCWQQPEMQSEEPWGKDANLTPDGIELDASGNGTFQFNADNFPYGPMNVRIYARNDSGKKDIFELQLFNTNGVKWNQGIPEQVPPAAQGLQLVFEDDFNEKPSISSDGIGTTYHAHKPGGGDFSGWKFTSPMADGQPFEQRDTWLRIAARKDAKSPKGRTGIIASVNKNFEGIWAKAPCYFECRFTAQSAIGTWPAFWTLAPGLNKEQDELDIIEGYGGLGKGNPNHPSYSIVSHAWKQTDENGKPKKKHHIRPDIMNLGGKSYWSTTFHTYAVYVGLEDTVYYFDNIEVFRHPTNNVSRDFPHYFLINYAISGISRWPIDLSRYNEGTDMWVDYVRVYAKEPVEKGYQPNFDPSPTLQTSGIGLNFSIDGEDSTKLSEKGIAGANGVSQQNWNNLTGSSGESTGLKNEKGDILPNTKAYWKTSEGTLEKAEKWGFEKGDLALQSAVLRGKGVLKITDVPYEKYNVYVYFNAGVNTGSGSVSITAHDDGEVDRIGTYFYRVSWTKGKYTTSNAESLNAVEKENTVIFKGNTARSFSLEWKDKLKGNWSGVSGIQIIESK; this is translated from the coding sequence ATGATGAAAAATAACCTCATATTAACGGCTTTGATTGCCCTACCTATAATATCATTTGCCCAAGCTAATGATAAACCCGCAATGGTAGACGGCTACCAAGAATTCAATTATGGAAATGTAGAAGAAGGTGCGGAAAACTGGGTGCAAGCCATTCGCGTGTCCGAACCTGAATTACGCTCTGATGTATCAGGTATTGTAACAGTTAAGTTCCAAGCCAAAGGCATGACTTCGGCATCGGCTTATTGCTGGCAGCAGCCTGAAATGCAATCAGAAGAGCCTTGGGGTAAAGACGCCAACTTGACCCCTGATGGCATCGAGCTAGATGCGTCAGGAAATGGTACATTCCAATTTAATGCCGATAACTTCCCCTATGGGCCGATGAACGTACGCATCTATGCGCGTAATGACTCCGGGAAGAAAGATATTTTTGAATTACAGCTATTCAATACCAATGGGGTGAAGTGGAACCAAGGAATTCCCGAGCAAGTCCCCCCGGCAGCCCAAGGTCTACAATTAGTTTTTGAAGATGATTTCAACGAAAAACCATCCATATCCAGTGACGGCATAGGAACCACCTATCATGCGCACAAGCCCGGTGGTGGGGACTTCAGCGGCTGGAAGTTTACCTCCCCCATGGCTGACGGCCAGCCATTTGAACAGCGAGACACATGGCTGCGCATTGCAGCGCGCAAAGATGCCAAGTCTCCCAAAGGCAGAACAGGCATCATCGCTTCAGTGAATAAAAACTTTGAAGGTATTTGGGCGAAAGCACCTTGCTACTTCGAATGCCGTTTTACCGCACAATCCGCCATTGGCACCTGGCCGGCATTTTGGACATTGGCTCCCGGTCTGAATAAAGAGCAGGATGAATTGGATATCATCGAAGGCTATGGTGGCTTGGGTAAAGGGAATCCGAATCATCCCTCCTATTCCATTGTCAGTCATGCCTGGAAGCAGACGGATGAAAATGGCAAACCGAAGAAGAAGCATCACATACGACCGGACATTATGAATCTGGGCGGGAAATCTTACTGGTCGACCACCTTTCACACTTATGCAGTCTACGTTGGTCTTGAAGACACCGTTTACTATTTTGATAATATCGAAGTTTTTCGCCACCCTACGAATAATGTATCAAGGGACTTCCCACATTACTTTTTAATTAACTATGCAATCAGCGGTATCAGCCGCTGGCCAATAGACCTTTCTCGTTACAACGAAGGTACGGATATGTGGGTAGACTATGTGCGGGTGTATGCCAAGGAACCCGTGGAAAAAGGTTATCAACCAAATTTCGACCCGTCGCCTACTCTTCAAACATCGGGTATAGGATTGAATTTTTCCATAGACGGGGAAGACTCCACCAAGCTTTCAGAAAAAGGGATCGCAGGTGCCAACGGAGTCTCCCAGCAAAATTGGAATAACCTGACAGGCTCAAGCGGTGAATCCACTGGATTGAAGAATGAAAAAGGTGACATCTTGCCTAATACAAAAGCTTACTGGAAAACGAGTGAGGGGACGTTGGAGAAAGCGGAAAAATGGGGATTTGAAAAAGGAGATCTCGCACTTCAATCCGCAGTCCTCCGTGGCAAGGGGGTGCTTAAAATCACTGATGTTCCCTACGAGAAATACAATGTGTATGTTTACTTCAATGCAGGTGTAAATACCGGATCAGGTTCTGTAAGCATTACCGCGCATGATGATGGAGAAGTAGACCGCATTGGCACATATTTCTATCGTGTCAGTTGGACGAAGGGTAAATACACCACCTCAAACGCTGAATCCTTGAATGCTGTTGAAAAGGAGAACACTGTTATCTTTAAAGGAAATACAGCCCGCTCTTTTTCACTCGAATGGAAGGACAAGCTCAAAGGCAACTGGTCTGGAGTTTCGGGTATTCAAATTATTGAAAGCAAGTAA
- a CDS encoding PEP-CTERM sorting domain-containing protein: MNKTQIALVLGALIGTPSIVFSQATISYPFISGSPAPTVTGVDASSVSAANFLSFNGGDTSQIGFSSSSNNAFLRGGTTTGDTLESALDNSYYFQFTFSAANAGEVLDLDSFTLNFGATTGTVGFTTNLVIQSSVGGFGSGNPVLSLSNTDTGLNNGTVSIPANQSSPYYQNIVVDVSDSAFDSISSIAFQVRVYDNGTNNSVQINRFDNINIEATPVTVPEPAYYTSLLGLAVIGLVFLRRKKACRS, encoded by the coding sequence ATGAATAAAACACAAATCGCCTTAGTCTTGGGTGCCTTGATTGGCACACCCTCCATAGTATTCTCACAGGCTACTATAAGCTATCCATTCATCAGCGGTAGCCCTGCACCCACCGTAACCGGCGTCGATGCCAGCTCAGTATCTGCAGCAAATTTCCTTTCTTTTAATGGCGGAGATACCAGTCAGATAGGATTCTCAAGCAGCTCAAATAACGCCTTTCTTAGAGGCGGGACTACAACCGGCGATACATTGGAGTCGGCTTTAGACAACTCCTACTATTTCCAGTTTACCTTCTCGGCTGCCAATGCGGGCGAGGTATTAGATTTAGATAGCTTCACTCTGAATTTTGGAGCCACTACAGGCACAGTAGGATTCACTACCAATCTGGTAATTCAGTCGAGCGTAGGTGGTTTTGGCTCAGGAAACCCAGTTCTTTCACTAAGCAATACGGATACTGGCCTAAACAACGGGACTGTGAGCATACCCGCAAACCAGTCGAGCCCTTACTATCAAAATATTGTCGTGGATGTCAGCGATTCCGCCTTCGACTCCATTTCTTCAATCGCCTTTCAAGTGCGTGTGTATGACAACGGCACCAATAATTCAGTACAAATCAACCGCTTTGACAATATAAATATCGAAGCCACACCGGTTACCGTGCCAGAGCCCGCTTATTATACTTCGCTATTAGGATTGGCCGTAATCGGCTTAGTCTTCTTACGTCGCAAGAAAGCGTGCCGTTCATAG
- a CDS encoding FAD-dependent oxidoreductase, translated as MKKDSKSYDVVVCGGGLAGFSAAIAAARHGSSTCLIQDRPVFGGNSSSEVRVTTHGAAQFHAYARESGILSEAIIEERARNHEEIMENGWTNSVWDLVLYDMAVETENLTCYLNTTVKDVIMADGSRGSDLAKNHNSNEEDLGYTLRKACNSSREIDSVVAYVANAEVELYIKGKVFIDCTGDALVADQAGCEWRMGTESKSEFGEIHAPLKASKDTMGNSIMFKAKDMGRPVPYQPPTWAVKHEDPAYFYEQGRIPYQINCGYWWIEIGVPWHTIYEAEDIRHELTRHCLGIWDWIKNHDPKLKDIAQNFALDWIGQVPGKRESRRVIGRYFLTENEIQSNTVFKDEIAYGGWFIDLHTPGGLLAATSEEASASEYADSEYMAKSYVGPYSIPLNICISKDVDNLMMAGRNVSASHAALGTVRVMGTTALMGQACGTAAARAIRENASLGVIADKRIELVQQDLLRDGCYLPNITNADPLDLARAAQASASSEAVNCGVGPDSFYVSNGLKGSPNAKLVDELIQNRAHWIAVGSEELNTIEVLLSNKSASEQQITYKVEGVDSIWDYRADTGHILSEGNIKVSSGENQWVPITVNLSKENGKLKEGFIRLTLTKNPEVAWHASPAVESGQTAAIAMSEKKLRRHGCGISMAFRLSPAQRCYEAKNVLSGRSRPYDATHLWRSSPEETLPQYIELAWDAPQTISTIILTFSGHLLREYHMTPTLYRDPQCAKDYTILALIDDSWETIVEVEGNYQRHRSHKLDTPVNTNKLKIVVQSTNGDPSAAVYEVRCYS; from the coding sequence ATGAAAAAGGACAGCAAAAGCTATGATGTAGTCGTTTGCGGAGGTGGCCTAGCAGGCTTTTCCGCCGCGATTGCAGCCGCCCGGCATGGGAGCTCCACTTGCCTTATCCAAGACCGTCCGGTATTTGGCGGTAATAGCTCATCCGAAGTGCGCGTCACCACCCATGGGGCGGCACAGTTCCATGCTTATGCCCGCGAATCTGGCATCTTGTCGGAGGCTATTATCGAAGAGAGAGCCCGCAACCACGAGGAAATCATGGAAAACGGTTGGACGAATAGCGTGTGGGACTTGGTGCTTTATGACATGGCTGTGGAAACGGAAAACCTGACCTGCTATCTTAATACCACGGTGAAAGACGTCATCATGGCAGATGGCTCACGTGGTTCGGACCTTGCGAAGAATCATAATAGCAACGAAGAGGATTTAGGTTACACACTCCGCAAGGCCTGCAATTCCAGCCGAGAAATTGACTCAGTGGTGGCTTATGTGGCCAATGCCGAGGTAGAGCTTTATATTAAAGGAAAAGTATTCATCGATTGCACTGGTGATGCACTGGTGGCAGACCAGGCCGGATGCGAATGGCGCATGGGCACGGAGTCGAAAAGTGAGTTTGGCGAGATACATGCTCCTTTAAAGGCCTCCAAAGACACGATGGGGAATTCCATCATGTTTAAAGCCAAAGACATGGGGAGACCAGTCCCCTATCAGCCGCCGACATGGGCCGTTAAACATGAAGATCCGGCTTATTTTTATGAGCAGGGACGCATCCCCTATCAAATTAATTGCGGCTACTGGTGGATTGAAATCGGGGTGCCCTGGCATACAATCTACGAAGCCGAAGACATTCGCCATGAGCTGACTCGTCATTGCCTGGGCATCTGGGATTGGATAAAAAATCACGACCCCAAACTCAAGGATATCGCTCAGAATTTCGCGCTGGACTGGATCGGGCAAGTCCCTGGAAAGCGGGAAAGCCGACGAGTCATTGGACGCTATTTCTTAACCGAAAACGAGATCCAGAGTAATACTGTCTTTAAGGACGAGATCGCCTACGGAGGCTGGTTTATTGATTTGCATACGCCGGGTGGATTATTGGCCGCCACCAGTGAAGAAGCAAGCGCAAGCGAGTATGCCGACTCTGAATACATGGCCAAGAGTTACGTTGGGCCCTACAGTATTCCTCTCAATATTTGTATATCAAAAGACGTGGATAATCTGATGATGGCTGGCCGAAACGTCTCAGCCAGCCATGCCGCCCTGGGAACGGTCCGCGTGATGGGAACGACAGCGCTCATGGGCCAGGCCTGTGGCACCGCCGCTGCACGAGCCATCCGTGAGAATGCCTCGCTGGGAGTAATAGCTGATAAACGCATCGAGCTTGTGCAGCAGGATTTGTTGCGAGACGGATGCTATCTGCCAAATATAACCAATGCGGACCCATTGGATTTGGCACGTGCGGCACAGGCCAGTGCCAGCAGCGAAGCAGTCAATTGCGGCGTAGGCCCTGATTCTTTTTATGTAAGTAATGGACTCAAAGGTAGCCCCAATGCCAAGCTCGTTGATGAGTTGATTCAAAACCGGGCGCACTGGATTGCAGTGGGCTCTGAAGAACTAAACACCATTGAAGTCCTTTTATCCAATAAATCCGCATCAGAGCAGCAAATTACCTACAAAGTTGAAGGAGTAGACTCTATATGGGATTACCGGGCAGACACTGGCCACATTCTTAGTGAAGGTAATATTAAAGTTTCGAGCGGTGAAAATCAATGGGTGCCGATAACGGTCAACCTTTCCAAAGAAAATGGAAAATTGAAAGAGGGCTTCATAAGGCTGACTTTAACGAAAAACCCCGAAGTTGCCTGGCATGCCAGCCCCGCTGTAGAATCAGGCCAAACGGCCGCAATCGCCATGAGCGAGAAAAAACTTCGGCGGCATGGCTGTGGGATTTCCATGGCATTTCGCCTTAGCCCAGCGCAACGGTGCTACGAAGCTAAAAATGTGCTTAGTGGCAGATCACGGCCTTATGATGCCACGCACCTTTGGCGCTCATCTCCAGAGGAAACATTGCCGCAATACATTGAGCTTGCCTGGGATGCGCCACAGACGATTTCGACGATCATACTGACTTTTTCCGGCCACTTGCTCAGGGAATACCACATGACCCCCACTCTTTACCGTGACCCACAATGCGCCAAAGACTATACGATATTGGCCCTAATCGATGATAGTTGGGAGACAATTGTCGAAGTAGAGGGCAATTATCAGCGGCACAGGTCACATAAGCTGGACACACCAGTAAATACCAATAAACTTAAGATTGTCGTTCAATCAACCAATGGCGATCCCTCTGCAGCAGTTTATGAAGTGCGATGCTACTCCTGA
- a CDS encoding FAD-dependent oxidoreductase, producing MQVPENEYMADVVIVGGGFGAVASALALLERGLRVVMTDEFHWIGGQATSQALCVMDEFYDPVGETQMNARYANFRERLRNYYRENFKLSPLGESQLHLCAGNAACTPVTAESHVALKVIMDMLAPGLEKGLLTILPRFKPVTAERDQDRVISIDCESLDEPARIVRLKGDFFLDGTETGDTYPLLDLDYGLGEEAKETFGEKHAPEKANKNAIQSFTYCIAVEFVPGGNFTIDKPQDYELLRDTQPFGYGNLGAREAEPGTFFELQFSKVTGQRIVPFWYYRCLVDDKNFDDPALATSRAVINVSSNDYREGGFVDNPEGHKHLEQARKLSLAYLYWLQTEAPRDDGGFGYPEIRPMPEATGTPDGIAQAPYVREGRRLRACEVVVEDDLSTEFNQTARARQFPNSVGIGAYMIDIHNRSAGGGGLVQMTRPYQIPLGALVSPDLKNFAVANKGIGVTQISNGAYRLHNTEWAIGEAAGELAAYCLEEKPSHPHLKGKQLFAFQRRLLEVGIPLYWYEDLPTNHPAFEAAQLLALTGIWPGNPHHLRVDLPQSCCRHRPMMLKVLESVKKAGKDLTVLRDINTINHGSRKVDLMHQMLCLMDRIGWPEAAIERKWPDYQDADHDVQDPALLW from the coding sequence ATGCAAGTCCCTGAAAACGAATACATGGCCGACGTTGTTATTGTCGGTGGCGGTTTTGGTGCCGTCGCGTCTGCCCTAGCTTTATTAGAACGCGGTCTTCGCGTTGTCATGACCGATGAATTCCATTGGATCGGCGGGCAGGCGACTAGCCAAGCCCTCTGCGTCATGGATGAATTCTACGATCCCGTTGGCGAAACGCAGATGAATGCCCGCTATGCGAACTTTCGCGAGCGGTTGCGCAACTATTATCGAGAAAATTTCAAGCTTTCTCCCCTGGGTGAATCTCAGCTTCACCTCTGCGCTGGAAATGCGGCCTGCACACCCGTCACGGCAGAATCTCATGTCGCCCTGAAGGTAATCATGGACATGCTCGCGCCGGGCCTTGAAAAGGGCCTGCTGACGATCCTTCCGAGATTTAAACCCGTTACCGCCGAGCGAGATCAAGACCGAGTCATATCCATTGATTGCGAAAGCCTGGATGAGCCAGCGCGTATAGTTAGACTCAAAGGTGACTTTTTCCTAGATGGCACAGAAACGGGTGACACCTATCCGTTACTTGACCTGGATTATGGTTTGGGCGAGGAAGCCAAGGAGACTTTCGGCGAAAAACACGCACCAGAGAAGGCCAATAAGAATGCAATTCAATCATTCACCTATTGTATCGCAGTGGAGTTTGTCCCCGGAGGTAATTTCACGATCGATAAGCCTCAGGATTATGAATTGCTCCGCGACACACAGCCTTTTGGTTATGGCAATCTAGGCGCTCGCGAAGCAGAACCAGGCACCTTTTTCGAACTGCAGTTCAGTAAGGTTACCGGACAGCGCATCGTTCCTTTTTGGTATTATCGTTGCTTGGTCGATGATAAAAATTTTGATGATCCGGCTTTGGCCACCAGTCGAGCCGTCATCAATGTTTCCAGCAACGATTATCGCGAGGGCGGTTTCGTAGATAATCCAGAAGGCCATAAACACCTGGAGCAGGCACGCAAACTCAGTCTGGCGTATCTGTACTGGCTCCAGACTGAAGCGCCCCGCGACGATGGCGGTTTTGGTTATCCGGAGATTCGTCCCATGCCGGAAGCCACAGGCACACCCGACGGCATTGCACAGGCTCCCTATGTGCGAGAAGGCCGGCGACTGCGAGCCTGCGAGGTCGTGGTAGAGGATGACCTCTCCACGGAGTTTAATCAGACCGCCCGTGCCCGCCAATTCCCCAATTCAGTGGGCATTGGAGCTTACATGATTGATATTCACAATCGGTCTGCTGGGGGCGGTGGCCTGGTGCAAATGACCCGCCCCTATCAGATTCCCCTGGGGGCTCTGGTCAGCCCTGACCTTAAAAATTTTGCCGTGGCCAATAAAGGCATAGGCGTGACTCAGATCTCCAACGGAGCCTACCGCCTGCACAATACAGAATGGGCTATCGGTGAAGCTGCTGGTGAGCTGGCGGCTTACTGTCTAGAGGAAAAGCCTTCCCATCCCCACCTGAAGGGCAAACAGCTTTTTGCGTTTCAGAGGCGATTACTGGAAGTCGGAATACCCCTATACTGGTATGAAGATTTACCAACAAACCATCCTGCATTCGAGGCAGCGCAACTACTGGCTCTCACTGGCATCTGGCCCGGAAATCCACATCATTTGCGTGTCGATCTTCCCCAAAGTTGCTGCCGCCACCGACCCATGATGCTCAAAGTGCTCGAGTCCGTTAAGAAGGCAGGCAAAGACCTAACGGTATTACGCGATATCAACACGATCAACCATGGTTCCCGCAAAGTGGACCTCATGCATCAAATGCTGTGCTTGATGGACCGCATCGGCTGGCCTGAAGCCGCCATCGAACGCAAATGGCCTGACTACCAAGACGCGGATCATGATGTTCAGGACCCCGCCCTGCTCTGGTAG
- a CDS encoding sodium:solute symporter family transporter yields MVLFDSFILVSVLAIILVAGSLFSKRASKDSSSFMLSGRNLPWWLSGMSLSANDFNADTPIHNSRRARELGIEGTWLYWKIPFGQCLAAIFTKWARRSGIQTPVELMQARYGGKIGKFMRIWKVFYSTFFQGSFGLAVGLLAFQKLARVLVDYPDTAQFVGINWNLDVLIMVGAVLVALSYSVTSGLWGVVTTDFIEFLVALSCTWILTFIVLNHIGGGEILYERLTETVASTDSGLLDWTPTLTLALVIFLFIQPLGIAGEGCTNLRILATRDERHGMLAQLWQPFSNLTLRSWPWWIAGMASIYLVTDVADPELAYPEMIQRFMPVGLKGLMVAGFVCAFISTIDTILHTSSSVFLNDFYRAYVKPEASEKHYVLVMRIAILIFAALGIFLATQMQSVLGVIFFTWKVGGAMAIMAGLRWIWHRVNAWSELFVIICSLPITLLIEFDNQIFQWLGFSQSPTDMLEAWFGLSAGANAMEGRWAVEYILGLVIIMSIAVLLMYVAPKDDPQHVAEFYKKARPLGWWKPIQKIAGVGPVDSWRVDGGIYLSSSFGILLSTLGVGMVFFHQWLYAGLLLGAAAILFVIMFKLIPLSVHTELDAPSK; encoded by the coding sequence ATGGTCTTATTTGATTCTTTTATTCTTGTTTCGGTGCTTGCGATCATTCTGGTGGCAGGCTCACTTTTTTCCAAGCGAGCGAGTAAGGACTCATCCTCTTTCATGCTCAGTGGACGAAACCTGCCTTGGTGGCTATCTGGCATGTCGCTTTCTGCCAATGATTTCAATGCGGATACGCCGATTCATAACTCACGCCGGGCAAGAGAGCTTGGTATTGAGGGAACGTGGCTATACTGGAAAATACCTTTCGGGCAATGTCTGGCCGCTATCTTCACGAAATGGGCGCGCCGTAGCGGTATTCAAACTCCGGTGGAGCTAATGCAGGCCCGCTATGGTGGTAAGATCGGTAAATTCATGAGAATTTGGAAGGTCTTCTATTCCACTTTTTTTCAAGGGAGTTTTGGATTGGCAGTAGGATTACTCGCATTCCAAAAGCTGGCGCGAGTATTAGTGGACTACCCTGACACCGCTCAATTTGTTGGCATCAATTGGAATCTGGATGTGCTCATCATGGTCGGGGCCGTCCTTGTGGCCCTGTCTTACTCTGTCACTTCCGGTTTGTGGGGGGTTGTGACTACGGATTTTATTGAATTCTTGGTGGCATTGAGTTGCACTTGGATTCTTACCTTTATCGTCCTCAATCACATTGGCGGCGGCGAGATACTTTATGAGCGTCTCACTGAAACCGTTGCCAGCACAGACAGTGGATTACTGGATTGGACTCCAACACTGACACTGGCATTGGTAATCTTTTTGTTTATTCAGCCGCTCGGCATCGCAGGAGAAGGTTGTACGAATCTTCGCATCCTGGCTACACGTGATGAGCGCCACGGGATGCTCGCCCAGCTCTGGCAACCCTTTAGCAATCTGACTCTTCGGAGCTGGCCCTGGTGGATTGCCGGGATGGCTTCGATCTATCTGGTAACCGATGTCGCTGACCCAGAGTTAGCCTATCCGGAAATGATTCAAAGGTTTATGCCTGTTGGATTGAAAGGCTTAATGGTGGCAGGCTTTGTTTGCGCCTTTATTTCTACCATTGATACTATTTTGCACACTTCCTCCTCCGTGTTTCTAAATGACTTCTATCGAGCGTATGTTAAGCCGGAAGCGAGCGAGAAACATTATGTTTTGGTGATGCGTATCGCCATTCTGATCTTTGCCGCTCTGGGGATCTTTCTGGCTACTCAAATGCAAAGTGTGCTGGGAGTTATCTTCTTCACATGGAAGGTCGGCGGTGCTATGGCAATTATGGCGGGTCTTCGCTGGATATGGCACCGGGTTAATGCCTGGTCCGAACTTTTTGTCATTATCTGCTCGCTACCAATCACCTTACTCATCGAGTTCGACAATCAGATTTTTCAGTGGTTGGGCTTTTCTCAAAGTCCGACAGACATGCTTGAGGCCTGGTTTGGGCTCTCTGCCGGGGCAAATGCGATGGAGGGTAGATGGGCCGTAGAATACATACTGGGCTTAGTCATCATCATGTCGATCGCCGTTCTATTAATGTATGTTGCGCCGAAAGACGATCCTCAGCATGTGGCCGAGTTTTACAAGAAGGCAAGGCCTTTAGGTTGGTGGAAACCGATCCAGAAAATCGCTGGTGTAGGCCCGGTGGATTCTTGGCGTGTCGATGGAGGTATATACTTATCTTCCTCGTTCGGTATCCTGCTTTCTACCTTGGGTGTTGGCATGGTCTTTTTTCATCAATGGCTGTATGCCGGTCTGCTTTTGGGGGCGGCAGCTATATTATTCGTAATTATGTTTAAGCTGATACCTCTCAGCGTTCATACAGAACTTGATGCTCCCTCCAAATAA